The sequence below is a genomic window from Acetivibrio clariflavus DSM 19732.
AATTGCATTTATACTTCCGATTCTTGTCATGGTTATTTTTGCAGCAATCATTAAATTTCAAACCGGCAGCTGGATAGCAGTTGTACTTCTATTGGTATCTTCATTATTATCCAGCATTATTTTAAATACTGTATCAATATTTAGTATAATAAATAATATAAAACAATTTGAAAACTCCATTAATGCAATAAAACAGGGAGATTTTTCCCAAACGGTAGATGTTACCAAGAGTATAGGAGCTGAAGGCCTTGCTCGAGGTATTAATGATGTTATTACTGATATAAAGGCTCTGCTCCAGAACTTTCACAATCTCTCAAGCTCCATTCTCGAATCTTCCAAAACTGTTTCTGCAACAGCTGAGCAAGCTGCCAACGCTATGAACGACATATCCAAAACCATGGATGAAATTGCAAGAGGTGCTTCGGATCAGGCACAACAGGCACAGCACGGTGTTGAAATGGTGGACAACTTAAGCGAACAAATTGATTTTGTATATGAAAGCTATAGCAGAATAACGGAGGAAACCAAAAAGATAAATGATTTAAACAATATCGGTCTTGATTCGGTAAGTATATTGCGTAAAAAGTCAAAAGAAAACAACGAAACTGCAGAAAAAATATTTGCGGTAATAGAAAAATTAACCAATACAACCAACGATATCGGTCTTTTCGTCGAATCCATCGAAAGCATAGCCGAACAGACAAATCTCTTAGCTTTAAATGCCGCTATCGAAGCTGCAAGAGCCGGCGAAGCCGGAAGAGGTTTTGCGGTAGTTGCAGAAGAAGTTAGAAAACTTGCAGACCAAAGCAGAAAGTCAACAGAAGAAATTAATTTACTTATGAAGAGCATACAGGAAGAATCCCAGTTGGCAATCGAATCGATGGAATTAATGAAAAAGATGTCTCAGGAACAAAACATCGCTGTTAACAAGACAGACAGCGCATTCAACGATATTGCAAACGCTATAACAAATATTGTAGGCAAAATCAATGAAGTTAATCAGGCTGTTTCCAAAATGCAGCAGGACAAAATTCAAGTTACTTCTGCAATAGAAAGTATTTCTTCCGTTTCGGAAGAAACTGCTGCTGCCAGCCAGGAAGTTGCAGCTACTACAGAACAAGAACTTCAGGCAATTTCGGAAATGCAAAAAGCTATCAATAATCTTGTTGACTTGGTAAATATACTCAACAGCAAACTGAACAGCTATTCCATTCGATAAAATTGGGTATAGAACAAAACTTTGATATATGATAAAAAATTTACATATGAAAAAGTTCCAGAAACTTTTAAGTTTTTGGAACTTTTCGTTTTATTCCTTTATTTTTCTTTTCCGACATTTTTAATTTAATTCTACGGCATTTTAAATTATCTGTCTTTAAACATCATAGGTATTCAGCAACCCGGCAATCTCCACATTGGAAAAGTTCTCACGCGCTTCAGCAATGTGGTCAGATACATTATCCTCGGGCCAGAAATGTGTAAGCAAAAGTCTCTTTACATTAGCTTTTTGAGCAACAACACCGCATTCTTTCGCTGTCAAATGCGGAACATTGTCACTTTTCTTATCTTTCGAAAGCAACCCTGCATCAAGCATTAACAAGTCTGCGTCCTTTGCAAACTCAATAATTCCTTCATTCCATGAAGTATCTCCGGAAAATACAAATTTCTTACCTTGAGATACTATTGACACAGCAAAGCTCATAACAGGATGCACCATTTCCTTAAACTCCATCCTCATATCCCCGAAGTTTAACACCAAATCAGCGGTTATAGGTTTTAAGTTAAACACTCCCGGAATATCTATCTGACTGTATTCATTTTGCGGCTGCGGCGGAGCATAAACATCTATAGGTTTGATTTCACTTCCTCTGTTCATCTTTATCTGCACTGCATAACGCAGGATCATCAAGTCAGACATATGGTCACTGTGTAGATGGCTTAAAATAATGGCATCGATTTTTTCGATGGGAATAAATTTCTGCAAATTTGACAAAACTCCATTTCCGCAGTCTATCAAAATATTTTTATCTCCTTCTCTTACAAGATACCCGGAACAAGCTCCTCCCGCCGATGGAAACGGACCGTTGTTCCCAAGAATTGTAATTTTCATATTCCATTTCACCTCTCATCTGCTGGTCTATTTAATTCAATATTTGTGTCACAGCCTTTATCCTTGAAAGGGACGTAGACAAGCCATAGCCTATAATGGCGCTGATTCCTCCCTGAACCAAATTATACGGAAGTTCGGACAAAGCTTTTGCATAACCGTATTCAGTACTGAAAAGCCTTAATATGTATATTTCCGAAAAGAAATATCCTGCTACCATAACAATGCAACCCACAACAATTGCAAATATCCTTATTATCTCACTGTTTATTCTTTTTTTATCTCCTGCAGCATAAATTATATGGCCGATTATAAAACCTTCCAATCCTTTTACAACAAAGGTAATAGGTGCAAAGTACGGAACACCCAATAAAATATCAGCCAAAGCCGAACCGAAAGCACCGGCAATAAAACCGCTCCTTCTTCCAAGCATGACAGCTGCAATAATTATCGCTGTATCTCCAATGTTAAAATATCCTAATGGACCGGGTATTTTTGTAAACATTGTCACCAATAAAACCAATGCTATCATTAGTCCGTTTAAAATAATCGTTTTTGTTTTCTTTGAGTTATTATTAACATTTTCCAACCAAATCCCTCCTCTTAAAAATAATCCCGTATAAATCACATACAGTTATAAAATTATATATATTAAAAAAATAAATTATATATCTATTAAAATAATTTTACAG
It includes:
- a CDS encoding MBL fold metallo-hydrolase, which codes for MKITILGNNGPFPSAGGACSGYLVREGDKNILIDCGNGVLSNLQKFIPIEKIDAIILSHLHSDHMSDLMILRYAVQIKMNRGSEIKPIDVYAPPQPQNEYSQIDIPGVFNLKPITADLVLNFGDMRMEFKEMVHPVMSFAVSIVSQGKKFVFSGDTSWNEGIIEFAKDADLLMLDAGLLSKDKKSDNVPHLTAKECGVVAQKANVKRLLLTHFWPEDNVSDHIAEARENFSNVEIAGLLNTYDV
- a CDS encoding methyl-accepting chemotaxis protein, coding for MKKFFSLSRIAFILPILVMVIFAAIIKFQTGSWIAVVLLLVSSLLSSIILNTVSIFSIINNIKQFENSINAIKQGDFSQTVDVTKSIGAEGLARGINDVITDIKALLQNFHNLSSSILESSKTVSATAEQAANAMNDISKTMDEIARGASDQAQQAQHGVEMVDNLSEQIDFVYESYSRITEETKKINDLNNIGLDSVSILRKKSKENNETAEKIFAVIEKLTNTTNDIGLFVESIESIAEQTNLLALNAAIEAARAGEAGRGFAVVAEEVRKLADQSRKSTEEINLLMKSIQEESQLAIESMELMKKMSQEQNIAVNKTDSAFNDIANAITNIVGKINEVNQAVSKMQQDKIQVTSAIESISSVSEETAAASQEVAATTEQELQAISEMQKAINNLVDLVNILNSKLNSYSIR
- a CDS encoding ECF transporter S component encodes the protein MENVNNNSKKTKTIILNGLMIALVLLVTMFTKIPGPLGYFNIGDTAIIIAAVMLGRRSGFIAGAFGSALADILLGVPYFAPITFVVKGLEGFIIGHIIYAAGDKKRINSEIIRIFAIVVGCIVMVAGYFFSEIYILRLFSTEYGYAKALSELPYNLVQGGISAIIGYGLSTSLSRIKAVTQILN